From the genome of Impatiens glandulifera chromosome 9, dImpGla2.1, whole genome shotgun sequence, one region includes:
- the LOC124914651 gene encoding indole-3-acetic acid-amido synthetase GH3.17-like gives MLLDFDPTDDQAGFKILEQLTSDAGRMQEEVLKEIVSQNANTEYLRDFDILLGHHHKQAFKTKVPIVSYEDIKPIIERIANGEPSHIISSQLITELLTSSGTSGGQPKLMPSTAQELNRKTFFYNLLIPVMNKYIAGLDKGKAMYLLFTKPEMTTPSGLKARPVLTSYYHSSHFKNRPFNPYNVYTSPDATILCSDSKQSMFCQLLCGLVNRHDVLRVGAVFASALLRAIKFLEDHHQEFINNIRSGHLSEWVTDPGCREVMASDALTRPDPDAAAAIEAECRSSSYSWEGIIKRLWPRTKYVEVIVTGSMAQYIPTLEFYCGGLPLVSTMYGSSECYFGINLRPLSKPKDVSYTLLPNMAYFEFIPVEKDHVILDGCGNNHHAHDDPVDRLATQTVDLVDVKIGRYYELVVTTYTGLYRYKVGDILKVTGFYNNAPEFQFVQRRNVVLSIDTDKTNEEDLLNAVARAKLIVEPLGFLLAEYTAYADTSSVPGHYVLFWELIQLVNFNHEKNGLGPGPVGRGFAIEASIMEKCCATIEESLDSVYRRCRKKDGSIGPLEIRVVGKGGFDALMDYCLSQGSSVNQYKTPRCIKSEEAIRILDSRIVGSFFSRDAPSWEPKFNYLNN, from the exons ATGTTGTTGGACTTTGATCCCACGGACGACCAAGCAGGCTTCAAGATCTTGGAGCAGTTAACTTCCGATGCCGGGAGAATGCAAGAAGAGGTTTTGAAAGAGATAGTTTCCCAGAATGCAAATACCGAGTATTTGAGGGACTTTGATATTCTTCTCGGTCATCATCATAAACAAGCCTTCAAGACAAAGGTTCCCATCGTTAGCTATGAGGATATCAAACCCATCATCGAACGGATTGCCAATGGAGAACCTTCCCATATCATCTCTTCCCAACTCATCACCGAACTTCTCACCAG CTCAGGAACATCTGGAGGTCAGCCAAAGTTGATGCCCTCTACTGCTCAAGAATTGAACAGGAAGACTTTCTTCTATAACCTCCTCATACCGGTCATGAACAA ATATATAGCAGGTCTAGACAAAGGAAAGGCCATGTACCTGTTGTTTACAAAACCGGAGATGACAACTCCAAGCGGTTTAAAGGCTAGACCGGTCCTGACGAGTTACTACCACAGCTCCCATTTCAAGAACCGCCCCTTCAATCCATACAACGTTTACACCAGTCCCGACGCGACCATCCTCTGCTCCGACAGCAAACAGAGCATGTTCTGCCAACTCCTCTGCGGCCTAGTGAACCGCCACGATGTCCTAAGAGTGGGCGCGGTTTTCGCCTCCGCCCTCCTCCGAGCTATTAAATTCCTAGAGGACCATCACCAAGAATTCATCAACAATATCCGTTCCGGCCATCTGAGCGAATGGGTAACCGACCCTGGCTGTCGCGAAGTCATGGCCTCTGATGCGTTAACCCGCCCCGATCCCGATGCTGCGGCCGCGATCGAGGCGGAGTGCCGCAGCAGCAGTTATTCTTGGGAAGGGATTATAAAACGTTTGTGGCCGAGGACCAAGTATGTGGAGGTGATAGTTACCGGATCAATGGCGCAATATATTCCCACGCTCGAATTCTATTGCGGTGGGCTGCCTTTGGTTTCCACTATGTATGGCTCGTCCGAGTGTTACTTCGGGATCAACCTTAGACCGTTGAGCAAACCGAAAGATGTCTCGTATACATTGCTTCCAAACATGGCTTATTTCGAGTTTATTCCCGTTGAAAAGGATCATGTTATTCTCGATGGATGCGGTAATAATCATCATGCTCATGATGATCCAGTTGATCGTCTTGCAACTCAAACTGTTGACCTAGTGGATGTCAAAATCGGCCGGTACTATGAACTTGTGGTCACCACCTACACGG GACTATACAGGTATAAAGTTGGAGACATCCTAAAAGTGACCGGATTCTACAACAATGCCCCGGAATTCCAGTTTGTCCAGCGTAGAAACGTAGTCCTAAGCATTGACACGGACAAGACTAATGAGGAAGATCTCCTTAACGCAGTCGCGAGAGCGAAGCTTATCGTGGAGCCTCTCGGCTTCCTTTTGGCGGAGTACACGGCGTATGCTGATACGTCGTCTGTACCCGGCCATTACGTTCTCTTCTGGGAACTCATCCAACTGGTGAATTTCAATCATGAAAAGAACGGGCTCGGTCCCGGTCCGGTGGGTCGTGGTTTCGCGATCGAAGCGTCGATTATGGAAAAGTGTTGTGCGACTATTGAAGAGTCGTTGGATTCGGTTTATAGGAGGTGTAGGAAAAAGGACGGGTCGATAGGCCCATTGGAGATACGGGTGGTGGGAAAGGGTGGTTTCGACGCGCTTATGGACTATTGCTTATCACAAGGGTCCTCGGTTAATCAGTACAAGACACCTAGGTGCATCAAGTCGGAGGAAGCAATAAGGATATTGGATTCTAGGATTGTGGGAAGCTTTTTCAGTAGAGATGCTCCTTCATGGGAACCCAAATTCAattatcttaataattaa